A region of Capra hircus breed San Clemente chromosome 11, ASM170441v1, whole genome shotgun sequence DNA encodes the following proteins:
- the LOC102186210 gene encoding thiosulfate sulfurtransferase/rhodanese-like domain-containing protein 3: MKHQQQRCMKDTRREKPENEGVSSDGAAPPAALEYLPDGLRVCGDCTLGFEVNKKKLLNFCTTICEDVTYKELKNLLKSKKIMLIDVREPWEIHESGKIPGSVNIPLDDVGEALQMNPKDFKEKYKEVKPSKSDSLVFSCLAGVRSKKAMVTAVSLGFNSAQHFAGGWKEWATYELPEKKQEN, encoded by the coding sequence ATGAAACATCAGCAGCAAAGGTGCATGAAAGATACAAGGAGGGAGAAACCGGAGAACGAAGGGGTTAGCAGCGATGGTGCTGCACCGCCTGCGGCCCTGGAGTACTTGCCGGACGGTCTTCGGGTCTGCGGAGACTGCACTCTGGGGTTTGAAGTCAATAAAAAGAAGCTGCTCAATTTTTGTACCACTATTTGTGAAGATGTCACTTATAAGGAACTTAAAAACCTCCTGAAGTCCAAAAAAATTATGTTAATTGATGTTAGAGAGCCATGGGAAATTCATGAGTCTGGAAAAATCCCCGGGTCTGTCAATATACCATTGGATGATGTAGGGGAAGCTCTACAGATGAACCCAAAAGACTTCAAAGAGAAGTACAAAGAAGTAAAGCCATCCAAATCTGACAGTCTAGTGTTTTCTTGTTTAGCTGGAGTGAGAAGCAAGAAGGCTATGGTCACAGCAGTATCTCTGGGCTTTAACAGTGCTCAACACTTTGCTGGAGGATGGAAGGAATGGGCAACCTATGAACTTccagagaagaaacaagaaaattga